The proteins below are encoded in one region of Myxococcales bacterium:
- a CDS encoding 3-oxoacid CoA-transferase subunit B: MPFDSVQMAKRAAQEIAPGSIVNLGIGLPTLVADYIEKATGVWLHTENGILGMGPFPLKGQADPQIINAGKQTVTIAAGGSCFDSALSFAMIRGGHIDLAILGGMQISAHGDLANWSIPGGKTLGIGGAMDLAAGAKRIVAMMKHLSKNGEAKLVDRCSFPLTAQKVVSRIITDLGVFDVDSGAFRIVELAPDVTIEQIQQNSDAKFL; this comes from the coding sequence ATGCCTTTTGATTCAGTACAGATGGCAAAGCGTGCCGCGCAGGAAATAGCACCAGGCAGCATCGTTAATCTTGGTATCGGTTTGCCAACCCTCGTCGCAGATTACATCGAAAAAGCTACAGGCGTATGGCTGCACACAGAAAACGGGATTCTTGGCATGGGCCCCTTTCCGCTAAAGGGACAAGCCGACCCGCAGATCATCAATGCCGGAAAGCAAACCGTGACCATCGCCGCAGGCGGGAGTTGTTTCGATTCAGCCCTTTCCTTTGCCATGATCCGCGGAGGACACATCGATTTGGCGATTTTGGGCGGCATGCAAATCTCCGCGCACGGAGACCTTGCCAACTGGTCAATACCCGGCGGAAAAACCCTGGGCATCGGAGGCGCCATGGACCTTGCCGCGGGCGCTAAACGTATTGTTGCCATGATGAAACACCTGAGCAAAAACGGTGAAGCCAAACTAGTGGATCGTTGCAGCTTCCCGCTTACCGCTCAAAAAGTCGTCAGCCGTATCATTACAGATTTGGGTGTCTTTGATGTCGATAGCGGAGCGTTTCGCATCGTGGAGCTTGCTCCAGATGTCACCATCGAACAAATCCAACAAAACAGCGACGCCAAGTTTCTATAA
- a CDS encoding universal stress protein, with product MNKEKSYDINTATPMPNERPMLIACTDLSSNSVEALRQAARMAGLLDYQIRLVFVVNPSAVLQNNSKDTEARHEELRAWANDQLRKLHATVFDGLNVEAAVVELHASAEPGSLARPAERHAVAEAICKVAKDTKAEMIVLGTHGESGLSDLVVGTVLKRVVRLAPCDVYTARPNPKYATDGAIDFSMLEKRSPKSGIKSVLCAIDFSPGSKIALEHAVHIAKESKATLHVMHTYRVPFWMGPGSDEIQKQLESQVKHSIEESVLPYQNEGINIECEVSAGRPSLQIHAQAQKVKADLIVMGVLGQTDLADILVGSVTERVIRIATSPVLAVRQNENH from the coding sequence GTGAACAAGGAAAAAAGCTATGATATAAATACGGCCACGCCTATGCCAAACGAACGCCCTATGCTCATCGCCTGTACCGACCTATCTTCAAACTCGGTTGAAGCACTCCGACAAGCCGCCCGTATGGCAGGCTTGCTGGATTACCAAATTCGCCTTGTCTTTGTGGTAAATCCTAGTGCAGTCCTGCAAAATAACAGCAAAGACACAGAAGCAAGACACGAGGAACTCCGCGCCTGGGCGAATGATCAGTTACGCAAGCTCCACGCAACCGTGTTTGATGGACTTAACGTAGAGGCTGCGGTTGTCGAACTTCACGCCTCCGCAGAACCGGGATCCTTAGCGCGACCGGCTGAACGGCATGCAGTTGCCGAAGCCATATGCAAAGTGGCTAAGGATACGAAAGCGGAAATGATCGTTCTGGGAACCCATGGCGAGTCGGGCCTAAGCGACCTTGTGGTCGGAACGGTCCTAAAGCGCGTGGTCCGCTTGGCACCTTGCGATGTCTATACGGCGCGCCCCAATCCCAAGTACGCTACCGACGGAGCTATCGATTTTTCGATGCTGGAAAAGCGTTCTCCCAAATCTGGGATTAAATCGGTGCTATGCGCCATCGATTTCTCCCCTGGCTCAAAAATCGCCCTTGAACATGCCGTCCACATCGCAAAGGAGTCCAAAGCAACTTTGCATGTTATGCATACCTATCGTGTTCCTTTTTGGATGGGTCCTGGTTCCGATGAAATTCAAAAACAGCTCGAGAGCCAAGTAAAACACTCGATCGAAGAGTCCGTACTTCCCTATCAAAACGAAGGGATCAACATTGAATGCGAAGTAAGCGCGGGCCGTCCATCGCTTCAAATTCATGCTCAAGCCCAAAAGGTTAAAGCAGACTTGATTGTGATGGGTGTTCTCGGCCAAACCGATCTTGCCGATATACTGGTCGGTAGCGTTACCGAACGTGTGATACGTATTGCGACAAGTCCGGTACTTGCTGTACGACAAAACGAAAACCACTAG
- a CDS encoding CoA transferase subunit A: MKAKHLDKVQPDVEHTLNALFDGARIMVGGFGLCGNAEALIQAVPDMRVKNLTLISNNAGNLGKGLSTWLKAGIVKEVICTYVGNNDELHRQMASKKVQVNISPQGTFGERMRAAGAGIPAFYTPTGIGTVIEEGKEKRSFEGRDYLLEHALFADFALIRAQQADTFGNLRFRRTARNFAPIMATAAKHSYVETDELLQLGELDPDDIHLPGIFVSRIVHVPAHDDPFEYLIERET; encoded by the coding sequence GTGAAAGCAAAGCATTTAGACAAAGTTCAGCCCGACGTCGAACACACACTAAACGCTTTGTTTGACGGCGCTCGAATCATGGTTGGTGGTTTTGGTCTGTGTGGCAATGCCGAAGCGCTTATTCAAGCGGTGCCGGATATGCGTGTTAAAAACCTTACGCTCATCAGCAACAACGCGGGTAACTTAGGAAAGGGCCTTAGCACCTGGCTTAAAGCCGGGATTGTCAAAGAAGTCATTTGCACCTACGTTGGCAACAACGACGAGCTACATCGGCAGATGGCTTCAAAAAAAGTGCAGGTAAACATCAGTCCACAAGGCACGTTTGGAGAACGCATGCGTGCTGCGGGCGCCGGTATCCCAGCCTTCTACACACCCACCGGCATCGGTACGGTGATTGAAGAAGGCAAAGAAAAACGCAGCTTTGAAGGGCGCGATTATTTACTGGAACATGCTCTTTTTGCAGACTTTGCTTTGATCCGAGCACAACAAGCCGACACCTTTGGTAACTTACGCTTTCGGCGTACCGCCCGAAACTTTGCACCCATTATGGCTACAGCAGCCAAACACAGCTACGTTGAGACCGACGAGCTCCTGCAACTGGGTGAGCTTGACCCAGACGACATCCACTTGCCGGGCATTTTTGTAAGTCGCATCGTTCACGTCCCAGCGCATGACGATCCCTTTGAGTACTTGATCGAAAGGGAGACATAG
- a CDS encoding helix-turn-helix transcriptional regulator, producing the protein MQSRQDTVELFRSRLLDVIERADLSRSAFARRVGIDRSTLAQILSPQTDRLPRMETLIAIANSEQVSVDWLVGLSQDGRLGTDIVRQSIEFERGGQTPSDAVILKWHAEAAGYKIRHVPATLPDIVKTKTVIEYEYQDSSAMSPHEKQESSDARLRYQRRPETDMEVCTSRQALEGLARGEGIWSGLSKRARKEQVAHIAELCQELYPTFRWFLFDALQKFSVPLTIFGPKRAAIYLGEKYFVLNSSEHIRVLTAHFDDLICAATVQPTGVSALLDKLHHDIG; encoded by the coding sequence ATGCAAAGCAGACAAGATACTGTTGAGCTGTTTCGTTCTCGTCTTCTCGACGTGATTGAGCGCGCAGACCTTAGCCGGTCGGCCTTCGCACGCCGGGTTGGGATCGATCGCTCGACACTGGCACAAATTCTTTCCCCTCAGACAGACCGGCTTCCTCGCATGGAAACATTGATTGCGATTGCGAACTCCGAGCAGGTCAGTGTGGACTGGTTGGTCGGACTTAGCCAAGACGGACGGCTCGGAACAGATATCGTTCGACAAAGCATTGAGTTTGAACGTGGCGGCCAAACACCATCGGACGCGGTCATTCTAAAATGGCACGCTGAAGCCGCCGGTTATAAGATTCGACATGTTCCGGCCACACTGCCTGACATTGTCAAAACAAAGACAGTGATCGAATACGAGTACCAGGACTCTTCAGCCATGAGCCCTCACGAAAAGCAGGAGTCTTCAGATGCACGTCTACGCTACCAGCGACGTCCCGAAACCGACATGGAGGTATGCACCTCGCGTCAAGCTTTGGAAGGACTCGCCCGCGGCGAAGGCATTTGGAGCGGGCTTTCAAAAAGGGCACGCAAAGAACAAGTCGCGCACATTGCTGAGCTTTGCCAAGAGCTCTATCCTACCTTTCGTTGGTTTCTTTTTGATGCGCTTCAAAAATTTTCGGTTCCTTTAACCATTTTTGGTCCGAAGCGCGCGGCCATCTATTTGGGAGAAAAGTATTTCGTGCTCAACAGCAGTGAACATATCCGAGTGCTTACAGCCCACTTTGACGACTTGATTTGTGCGGCAACGGTTCAGCCCACCGGGGTATCGGCCCTATTAGACAAACTTCACCACGACATCGGTTAG
- a CDS encoding aminotransferase class III-fold pyridoxal phosphate-dependent enzyme, whose translation MTSNLKALLLAHQKEEKSEAQSFQNIPQKSMHCSLPVDGVVTDSSRFLQRLYQGERMPREKKPIVFSHAKSKGAWMSSIDDPPFTVLDGMSQTATLCAGFEADRVVRAYVDGRFDQAALINPDTNDTNEAIEDFKQLLLRQLPHYKTVSFSNSGAEANEKALGLCFVNRKNDKQRHVLAFEGGFHGRTLLALHATHNPKKRGPYEVLGYEASFAPFPECSPEKASSIVAEPNFTAALLDEGAASLLEKHKADTLLASELESLAQVQKALESGKFFACIVEAMQSEGGERYASARFFQALRLLTRLYDLPLIVDEVQTGFGLGRRFFWHQELQLIDRNAKPDYPDLLCFSKRAQLGITLSNYEDRETSSVHLASLLRGQLHAMEMLNDESSAELERQVEKELEQLSTTFADLMLRPRVHGNAIAFDLPSEEHLHNYLKQRFWRGVVVFAAGSRTVRCRLNKSFGPRELAFLFASMRFSLEWLREHPHQEAPSWQNPDTALEKRQEPRYSIRQVHSSERERLLPAMLALEAEIYEPARRDSRETLGKAFSEQDGIALVAEDAQGRLAGFILAVPLETVKQVPGPATDPNLGRHNTVYVQSLTVRKHWQGCGMGRALKHKTLCIARDIKDLQGQARYLYQTGRNRVGQTAAMSHLNQRFGAYEVERLSNQYDEEQASALYYQIHLRGFGRKPQDSQNHQHRLKALSSGLSTPFLKPPPALQTLYEQGALFGPCVNKLTLCNYVTPAVVRAIEWISALCPEHPHLYLTSSRDECIDKSLRSLRSHRKEAQIAVSFKGAYLGHTTAAARSLSDPVVHHAGPSYFQHWPLIAHPNQCGIENTLESLKEVINEAGGSHKLFAVFVESIQERTGEVLQERDWSRLYDFCQQNDLPLILVETASGYYRSGQGAFYSSRWSKQPDIRSWWSGAQLGFIHLKSDYFVDTPLTMVSTWDGDELSLIRTEHQLKQAWQMDLAPKQKSLNTLCEALESHLGPIKGAGLYRVLQASPHLEKIAKALSQAGYHYQIFANGTLALALPLDVSQDQIRELKHCLAACLQEIANESA comes from the coding sequence ATGACTTCAAACCTTAAGGCACTTTTACTCGCGCATCAAAAAGAAGAAAAAAGCGAAGCGCAATCGTTTCAAAACATTCCTCAAAAAAGCATGCACTGCAGCCTCCCTGTGGATGGCGTTGTCACTGATTCGTCGCGATTTTTACAGCGCCTCTATCAGGGCGAGCGTATGCCTCGAGAAAAAAAGCCGATTGTCTTTAGTCATGCCAAAAGCAAAGGGGCATGGATGAGTTCGATTGACGATCCGCCCTTCACGGTGCTTGACGGCATGAGCCAAACCGCAACCTTGTGCGCTGGGTTTGAAGCAGACCGTGTAGTACGGGCTTACGTGGATGGCCGCTTTGATCAGGCAGCCCTGATCAACCCCGACACAAACGATACAAACGAAGCCATCGAAGACTTCAAACAACTGCTACTTCGACAGCTTCCACACTATAAGACAGTGTCTTTTTCAAACAGCGGGGCTGAAGCAAATGAAAAAGCGCTAGGTCTCTGTTTTGTAAATCGAAAGAACGATAAGCAGCGCCATGTTCTTGCCTTTGAAGGAGGCTTTCACGGCCGCACCCTTTTGGCTTTGCATGCGACCCATAACCCAAAGAAACGCGGGCCGTATGAAGTGCTCGGTTATGAAGCTAGTTTTGCACCATTTCCGGAGTGTAGCCCCGAGAAGGCATCCAGCATTGTAGCTGAGCCCAATTTTACAGCTGCCTTACTTGATGAAGGAGCTGCCTCGCTTTTAGAGAAGCACAAAGCCGACACTCTGCTGGCATCGGAGCTCGAGTCACTCGCGCAAGTGCAAAAAGCCTTAGAAAGTGGAAAGTTTTTTGCTTGCATTGTGGAGGCCATGCAAAGCGAGGGAGGCGAACGCTATGCCTCCGCTCGTTTTTTCCAGGCATTGCGCTTGCTCACCAGGCTCTACGACCTTCCACTTATTGTCGACGAGGTTCAGACCGGCTTTGGCTTAGGACGTCGTTTTTTCTGGCACCAAGAGCTCCAACTTATCGATCGCAATGCTAAGCCCGACTATCCAGATCTTCTTTGTTTTTCTAAACGCGCACAGCTTGGCATCACGCTTAGCAATTACGAAGATAGAGAGACCTCTTCCGTTCACCTCGCTTCGCTACTGCGAGGACAGTTGCATGCGATGGAAATGCTAAACGATGAATCCAGCGCAGAGCTCGAACGGCAAGTAGAAAAAGAACTTGAGCAGTTAAGCACTACCTTTGCCGACTTGATGCTGCGCCCCAGAGTCCATGGCAATGCGATAGCCTTTGATTTGCCGTCCGAAGAGCATCTGCACAACTACCTCAAACAGCGCTTTTGGCGAGGGGTTGTGGTCTTTGCCGCTGGCAGTCGCACGGTACGCTGCAGACTCAACAAAAGCTTTGGCCCGAGAGAGCTTGCTTTTCTGTTCGCCTCAATGCGCTTTAGCCTCGAATGGCTGCGTGAGCACCCTCACCAAGAAGCACCCTCTTGGCAGAACCCCGACACAGCGTTAGAGAAACGACAAGAACCTCGTTATTCAATTCGCCAGGTTCATTCTTCAGAAAGAGAAAGGCTGCTGCCAGCTATGCTTGCTCTTGAAGCCGAGATCTACGAGCCGGCGCGGCGTGACAGTCGAGAGACGCTCGGCAAGGCTTTTTCCGAACAAGATGGCATCGCCCTTGTCGCTGAAGATGCTCAGGGCAGGCTTGCTGGCTTTATCCTTGCGGTTCCACTTGAAACTGTAAAGCAGGTACCCGGCCCGGCGACCGACCCAAATCTCGGAAGGCACAACACTGTATACGTTCAGTCATTGACGGTTCGAAAACACTGGCAAGGATGCGGCATGGGGCGCGCGCTAAAGCACAAAACGCTTTGCATTGCGCGCGATATAAAAGACCTGCAGGGTCAAGCGCGCTATCTCTACCAAACAGGGCGAAACCGCGTTGGACAAACTGCTGCCATGAGCCATTTGAATCAACGTTTCGGTGCTTACGAAGTAGAACGTCTAAGCAATCAATATGACGAAGAGCAAGCAAGCGCCCTTTACTATCAGATTCATTTGCGCGGCTTTGGACGAAAGCCACAAGACTCTCAAAACCATCAACATAGGTTAAAGGCCCTGAGTTCTGGCTTATCGACTCCCTTTTTAAAGCCCCCACCCGCACTTCAAACGCTTTATGAGCAAGGAGCCTTGTTCGGCCCTTGCGTCAACAAGCTCACTTTATGTAACTACGTAACGCCGGCTGTCGTACGAGCTATCGAGTGGATTTCCGCGCTCTGCCCAGAGCATCCACATCTTTACCTGACATCCTCGCGCGATGAATGCATCGACAAAAGCCTTCGAAGCTTGCGTTCGCATCGCAAAGAGGCGCAGATTGCCGTGAGTTTCAAAGGAGCCTACCTCGGTCATACAACCGCAGCAGCACGCTCACTCAGTGATCCTGTGGTCCATCATGCGGGACCTAGCTATTTTCAACATTGGCCACTGATTGCGCATCCCAACCAATGCGGTATCGAAAATACCCTCGAGAGTTTGAAAGAAGTTATTAATGAAGCCGGCGGCAGCCACAAACTCTTTGCGGTGTTTGTCGAATCTATCCAGGAGCGCACCGGCGAAGTGCTTCAGGAAAGAGACTGGAGTCGTCTGTATGACTTCTGTCAGCAAAACGACCTGCCACTCATCCTCGTTGAAACGGCAAGTGGCTACTACCGAAGTGGGCAAGGCGCTTTTTATTCCAGCAGATGGTCAAAGCAGCCGGACATTCGCTCTTGGTGGAGCGGAGCTCAACTTGGTTTCATTCATCTCAAGAGTGACTATTTTGTCGACACGCCTCTTACGATGGTCTCGACCTGGGACGGTGATGAGTTAAGCTTGATTCGCACCGAACATCAATTGAAACAGGCATGGCAAATGGACCTCGCCCCGAAACAAAAAAGCCTCAACACGCTGTGCGAAGCGCTCGAAAGTCACTTGGGACCGATCAAAGGCGCGGGGCTCTACCGTGTTTTGCAAGCGTCGCCTCACCTGGAAAAAATAGCCAAAGCGTTGAGCCAAGCGGGTTATCATTACCAAATTTTCGCAAATGGCACGCTAGCTCTTGCACTTCCTTTGGATGTTTCTCAAGATCAGATACGAGAGCTTAAACATTGCTTAGCAGCATGCCTGCAGGAGATTGCCAATGAAAGTGCTTGA
- a CDS encoding C40 family peptidase — MQQRPHQSSGYPDGSPVQKTGSIFVARLGAVCRTFGPSRLKRVVLFAFILLIGLGCHKQGSRKKLSPPCPSEQIAAFPLPGIDAEQQKVEYWLSRMPKEINPLFTEQARVDRNQSLLEAADDFSMFDLQQLKINAALQPRITRRLTYIGKEMQKGQLISKSAAFDLEEHLLSDSSQTFYTTVDRPTPIFCTPNDKALYKANDPYALNRNLCSTARKDELIAWQPWKEGWALSFSEYTFGFTPETYLKNRKGKAPQSSEAHGTLSRESFLRAAFSFLGQPYGWGGQNGGLDCSRFIKESFAKVGVRMPRHSSAQLKACSTIIEIPEDAPLSNRLNLIEEAHHQGIALLQLPGHIMLYLGHNDQGIPVVLHAFMDYKDRCKGSTKETRHKVAKVALSSLYLGDNSAQGSLLRRITAIGILGQPNDD; from the coding sequence ATGCAACAACGTCCGCATCAATCCTCAGGATACCCTGATGGTAGCCCAGTCCAAAAAACAGGATCAATTTTCGTTGCAAGATTGGGAGCAGTGTGCCGCACCTTCGGTCCTTCTCGGCTAAAAAGGGTCGTTCTTTTCGCTTTTATCCTGCTGATTGGGCTTGGCTGCCATAAGCAAGGCTCGAGAAAAAAGCTCAGCCCCCCCTGCCCCTCGGAACAAATTGCAGCCTTCCCTCTGCCGGGAATCGATGCCGAACAGCAAAAAGTGGAGTACTGGCTATCCCGCATGCCAAAAGAGATTAATCCTCTTTTTACGGAGCAAGCACGCGTCGATCGAAATCAGAGTTTATTGGAAGCCGCCGATGACTTTTCAATGTTTGATCTTCAACAACTGAAGATCAACGCTGCCCTGCAACCGCGCATCACCCGTCGCTTGACCTATATCGGAAAAGAAATGCAAAAAGGTCAGCTCATAAGCAAGTCCGCAGCCTTTGACCTCGAAGAGCATTTGCTTAGCGATTCATCCCAAACCTTTTACACCACCGTCGATCGGCCCACACCGATCTTCTGCACACCCAACGACAAGGCTTTATACAAAGCAAACGACCCCTACGCTTTGAATCGCAACTTGTGCAGCACTGCGCGAAAGGATGAGCTTATCGCTTGGCAGCCGTGGAAAGAAGGTTGGGCTCTTAGTTTCAGCGAATATACTTTTGGCTTTACACCCGAGACTTATTTAAAGAATAGAAAAGGCAAAGCGCCGCAAAGCAGTGAGGCTCACGGCACGCTGTCCCGTGAGAGTTTTCTGCGCGCAGCTTTTTCTTTTTTGGGACAACCTTACGGTTGGGGCGGACAAAACGGTGGCCTTGATTGCTCACGCTTCATTAAAGAAAGCTTCGCTAAGGTCGGCGTTCGAATGCCGCGCCACAGCAGCGCTCAACTAAAAGCATGCAGCACCATCATTGAAATCCCCGAAGACGCTCCGCTTTCAAACCGTTTGAATCTCATCGAAGAAGCGCACCATCAGGGCATCGCTCTTTTGCAATTACCGGGGCATATCATGCTCTATCTCGGGCACAACGACCAAGGGATTCCTGTTGTGCTTCACGCTTTTATGGACTACAAAGATCGCTGCAAAGGCAGCACAAAAGAGACCCGCCATAAAGTAGCCAAAGTCGCATTGAGCTCGCTTTACCTCGGCGACAACTCTGCGCAAGGCTCGCTGCTCAGGCGAATCACGGCCATTGGTATCCTTGGTCAACCGAACGACGATTAA
- a CDS encoding FHA domain-containing protein, giving the protein MSGYRVIVKDVSYMVPPGETLVGRSDACGIVVKHNSVSRLHAALRLTSGALTIEDLGSRNGTAVNGRRIEGHTELRAGDVVILGQMVIDVVEGDPSVRALAPTQHQVNRSELEGDPATEKVTADAVKRVVDDLEKKKLSE; this is encoded by the coding sequence ATGAGTGGCTATCGAGTTATCGTAAAAGACGTTAGTTATATGGTCCCTCCAGGGGAGACGCTGGTGGGTCGAAGCGATGCTTGCGGTATCGTGGTAAAACACAATTCGGTATCACGGCTTCATGCCGCGTTGCGGTTAACCAGCGGCGCTCTGACCATCGAAGATCTCGGCAGCCGAAATGGCACCGCGGTTAACGGCAGGCGCATTGAGGGCCATACCGAACTTAGGGCAGGCGATGTCGTCATCCTTGGGCAAATGGTAATTGATGTAGTGGAGGGCGACCCTTCGGTTCGTGCGCTAGCACCTACCCAACACCAAGTGAACCGAAGTGAACTTGAGGGCGACCCGGCAACCGAAAAAGTCACCGCGGATGCAGTCAAGCGTGTTGTTGATGATCTCGAAAAGAAAAAGCTCTCAGAATAG
- a CDS encoding VCBS repeat-containing protein — MSRYHSLFFLCLLVMTSGCKKQSSPTHAAIKNESTPQKTALPASNDQRGLLLSYAQFVTNEAGEVTAKPGPARFDLLWQQDGDWKTEQLEDNDSNVFHKSFPFTLPSGKEGIVTLGGTEAIVKFWTRSAPGQFSARILWQKQFGGKFNRMRDAEYAKVLDGPYPDLVVGTHDQGVVALLNFKKNDDVSVTELDKQPNTFIHEIEIGDLDSDGILEVYSTPSEPNKLKGGAQHGSVVRYVPKKHQGRSIVADLGNRHAKEILVDDVDGDGKDELYVAVEALTEDSSQGTKIIEPVEIRRFDADTPADKGIRIAAIPDRLCRFLSVGDIDGDGKKEMVAAAFRSGLWLLKPSSDPKKQWDTKNIDRKSSGFEHAALFADLDNDGKDELYVAADEQGEVRQYSWQGGKIKRQSILKHKVPKALMTWNIVSFPLSLLEP, encoded by the coding sequence ATGTCCCGCTATCACTCCTTGTTTTTCCTATGTCTTTTAGTGATGACTTCAGGTTGTAAAAAGCAATCATCACCAACGCATGCCGCGATTAAAAATGAGAGCACGCCGCAGAAAACAGCTCTCCCTGCCTCAAACGATCAGCGCGGGCTTTTGTTGAGCTATGCCCAGTTCGTGACGAACGAAGCTGGCGAAGTCACGGCCAAACCTGGTCCTGCTCGATTTGATCTCTTGTGGCAACAAGACGGCGACTGGAAGACGGAGCAACTTGAAGACAACGACAGCAATGTCTTTCACAAAAGCTTCCCGTTTACCCTACCGAGCGGCAAAGAAGGCATTGTCACACTTGGCGGCACCGAGGCTATTGTAAAGTTTTGGACGCGAAGCGCTCCGGGACAGTTCAGCGCTAGGATACTCTGGCAAAAACAATTTGGTGGCAAGTTCAACCGTATGCGCGACGCTGAGTACGCAAAAGTCCTCGATGGACCATACCCGGACCTGGTTGTTGGAACACACGACCAAGGCGTTGTTGCCCTGCTTAATTTTAAAAAGAATGACGATGTCAGCGTCACCGAACTCGACAAGCAACCCAACACCTTTATTCATGAAATTGAAATCGGGGACCTCGATTCCGATGGAATACTTGAAGTCTACTCTACGCCCAGTGAGCCCAACAAGCTCAAAGGCGGCGCGCAACATGGGTCGGTCGTACGCTATGTGCCTAAAAAACATCAAGGAAGAAGCATCGTCGCTGATCTAGGAAACCGGCACGCAAAAGAAATTCTTGTGGATGATGTCGATGGCGACGGCAAAGACGAGCTTTACGTTGCGGTCGAGGCGCTTACTGAAGACTCGAGCCAGGGCACTAAAATCATCGAACCGGTCGAAATCCGTCGTTTCGATGCAGATACCCCGGCCGACAAGGGCATCAGAATAGCAGCCATTCCAGATCGCCTTTGCCGCTTTCTCAGCGTCGGTGACATCGACGGAGATGGGAAAAAGGAGATGGTGGCAGCGGCTTTTCGCAGCGGGCTGTGGCTTCTTAAACCATCGTCCGACCCTAAAAAACAGTGGGATACCAAAAACATCGATCGAAAATCTTCGGGCTTTGAACATGCTGCTTTATTTGCCGATCTTGATAACGATGGAAAAGACGAACTCTACGTGGCCGCCGATGAACAAGGAGAAGTCCGTCAGTACAGCTGGCAAGGTGGCAAAATTAAGCGGCAAAGCATTCTAAAACACAAAGTCCCCAAGGCATTGATGACTTGGAACATCGTAAGCTTTCCATTGTCCTTGCTGGAACCTTAG
- a CDS encoding aspartate aminotransferase family protein, translating to MDNTSQYPYFFTWSMQQGQKPIQINGGKGAHFFDDSENSWLDLGALSYQCNLGHGRDEIAAAICKQAQKQCITAPNFSYPEKEALARKLLTLCPPGFSKVFFTLGGAEANENAMKIAKLVTGRHGFVSRIRSYHGASLGALSLTGDYRRAPFEPLLQGVTHVLDTECKACPAELRSEHCTHRPLSQIPAVLEAAKPQSYAAVFLEAVAGSNGVIIPPPDYLKSIREACDTHQVLLVFDEVLTGFGRTGKTFAFENFDGVVPDMITIGKALTGGYAPLGAVLVHDKLARHFDQQALLCGLTHYAHPLGVAAGLCALNLYEQEALNARAHKTGQWLKKQLQLIQEKFPKRIIQTRSIGLLAAIDLDCTQEQLSALKICFLKKHVHLHMRFDSPRLILAPPLGIEQTELKEGLDIIEQAIREVLS from the coding sequence TTGGATAACACATCGCAATACCCCTACTTCTTTACCTGGTCGATGCAACAAGGCCAGAAGCCAATCCAAATCAATGGAGGCAAAGGAGCGCATTTCTTTGATGACTCTGAAAACAGCTGGCTTGATTTAGGCGCTCTGAGCTACCAATGCAACTTGGGCCACGGGCGAGACGAGATTGCAGCAGCCATTTGCAAGCAAGCGCAAAAACAGTGCATCACAGCGCCCAACTTTTCGTATCCGGAAAAGGAAGCGCTTGCTCGAAAACTCCTGACCCTCTGTCCGCCTGGTTTCTCGAAGGTCTTTTTCACCCTTGGTGGCGCCGAGGCGAACGAAAACGCGATGAAAATAGCCAAACTCGTCACTGGCCGCCATGGTTTTGTGTCACGAATACGTTCCTATCATGGCGCAAGTCTTGGGGCACTGTCCCTTACGGGCGATTACCGACGAGCGCCTTTTGAGCCACTACTCCAAGGCGTGACTCATGTTCTCGATACCGAATGCAAGGCCTGCCCCGCAGAACTTCGTTCCGAGCACTGCACACATCGTCCCCTCAGCCAAATTCCCGCTGTTCTTGAAGCTGCCAAGCCCCAGAGCTATGCTGCTGTCTTTCTGGAAGCCGTTGCAGGGAGTAACGGCGTGATTATTCCTCCACCGGATTATCTGAAAAGTATTCGCGAAGCTTGTGATACGCATCAGGTCTTGCTTGTCTTTGATGAAGTGCTGACAGGGTTCGGTCGCACCGGAAAAACCTTTGCTTTTGAAAACTTTGATGGCGTGGTGCCCGACATGATCACCATTGGTAAAGCGCTTACTGGCGGATATGCCCCACTTGGAGCCGTTTTGGTTCACGACAAACTCGCCAGACACTTTGATCAGCAAGCCCTGCTCTGCGGATTAACCCACTACGCCCATCCTTTGGGTGTGGCCGCAGGCCTGTGTGCGCTTAATCTTTATGAACAGGAGGCGTTAAACGCACGCGCACATAAAACAGGGCAATGGCTTAAAAAACAGCTACAGCTTATCCAAGAAAAATTTCCAAAGCGCATTATACAGACACGAAGCATCGGGTTGCTTGCTGCGATTGACCTTGACTGCACCCAAGAGCAACTTTCCGCATTGAAGATATGCTTTTTAAAAAAGCATGTTCATCTTCATATGCGTTTTGACAGTCCACGTCTTATTCTTGCACCTCCCCTAGGTATCGAGCAAACTGAGCTAAAAGAAGGCCTGGACATCATCGAGCAAGCCATTAGAGAGGTACTCTCGTGA